The nucleotide sequence tctatactatctgccgaattggcgggcagcgatcgatccagcaggggggggtgtcgatctatCACGCGTCTATTGTAGttgcaataaatcgatcctcgaGTACTCTTCTGTCGAccactgtactccagctcagTGAGAGGTGCAGGAAGAGTctacgggggagctgcagcagtcgactcaccgcgacaaagacaccatggtaagtcgatctaagtacatcaacttcagctacgttattcatgtagctgaagttgcgtaacagATTGATTCCTCCCCtagagtagaccagggctcagaaaatcccagatcctctctgcccgaagcaatggtacatcccaggttaccagttttactgtAGCCCACTGCTACTGGATCACACATAGCACTTGAGCACAGTTATTGAACAGAGGGAAATTTCTTTAACGAGggacagagatttaaacaaacaaatgtgaatgatggaaaccaactcttaccaacaaaacaaaatcacaaaatgcaacctacactttttaatagttacctttcctacctaagtagattgaagtgtgaggtgacagtctattgcagtgactgctagtccctaggagccagggccctgcctttcttgaagcaccattggtcattagtgatctccttggtgaatagaaccagagtgtttctctccaccgtgttataaaatgaatcagtcttttgtgtatattcacagaaaggatcatttcctcattgtcatattgccgtttacacttccacagggtttcgatgtctataatttgtctttgatagttttccattggcttttctgggctggtgcaaaggttgacaaTGCAGCAAcacatcacataactggctagcaagggatgggtgacaattccctcccacttgaatgggccattcccaacaagacctttgattggggtgactcactttcatgacaataccatatgggcataattttccatatacttacatgactccttcaataggactcatacacacctcttgcagtgatcaggagtaacaataatttacaagctttcagtagagatctcactgctatgcttcctggataaatatcataaaaatcagtgcattaggtgtgatgagtttgtcaggtctgaggcaggagtttcttgtgaattactttgacctctctgtcaattggcaccaaagagcatttatcacacatgcactgagctacacagtcacactctgatagaacagaaaggccaacacaaaaaatagagaaaggaacaatcaaatactaaaatgacaatggttgaactcaacatttctctcagtctttggactgatgggtactaaGAACTTTTCCTCAATTGAACCAGGTGATCgcacagctggctcagccctccatactagcAGCTTTCTCACATAtaggagatgggtcaaaattggaattgatgtcatgactcgcTTCCCAGAGGGTATCAatctgtctaagggtatgtctacccttcaaacactggaaatattcttctgacaacataacactgtctacactggggcttaggtcactttaactacttctctcagtggagtggatctttcacacccctgagagatgtggccatgtcaacacagcttttcagtgtagaccagcctctagatggcttttagatatgaaaggcaatggacttcagccttttccttggcattgatggttgacaactgcagctttcctacctgctggacacatcctatgacagatgtcaggcctttcctttggaaattagagaagtggggaagtcagtgacgcttacagtgtaagtgggtaaaaacttatacaacttgtctccttgagtagttttccttttaatagaaattgactttgaagctaagcaaaataagttatatttgaaatacaaaaaaataaaatctatacagacccaatattctcttatacactctttctcacacacattctcccacctcaacctttggagtgaggttttctaccagaactccttacactacagggggtaaattaaatcaaattaacttttgaagattaaccatcatttcctgaactaaaaaaaggaaaaaaaaacaagacaattttcagttttccaaaattattcagattatcaaacaattagtctcttactctttaaccaataacatcacctatgatttcattttcactagtaacactaatatattcacagatcacaaattctggtcacatatgttagttttctttaatcccattgccaacaactgaaccttggctcaagttgtggtttgtcccaacacttctgtgagttcatatatctctggttcctctgccatgcgtgttggtggaagggtctcctatgtgggaatgtttgcatcatgaggaaaaatacctctctttcacactttaaatctttcaaagtagtaggaagtaggggagaagtgatacaaatgcagaaaacacaagagaaaactgtatggtctacactaaagacatttatcggtataattattgctcaggggtgcgaaaaacagacacagctgagcaacgtagttacacaTCTCTAATCCCCTCGTAGACAGCGCTACATCAGCAGAAGGCCTTcgcctgccaacatagccatctgagaccatattgatttaaacaattgaactacactgtgctcatatgcacttccttcagttagtcgggggtctgctgctgttcaccatttccaagtggagattttaaatcactgcggtgtctttgttagcatggccagtaaattggagagttctctcctattgacagaactgcacttgaaatttctccatatcatcatggaaggatgggaaaaaagcaaagctgaagtgagaaatgatgactttagcaaatggtcatttgtcttaaactctccaataaatctgagctgaactaatatctaattgtgtgaccacacagccatcaagaaagatagaaacccagatcacagagagataaaatacatgacaatgaacgtgtaaactgaaattccagagcagattacatctaattatttagaatcaggacaagagattctcccatcacattctcctctgaaccattcaaacatatttcagtgagtaactgtctcaatagtcagttatgttatttacaacatgtttagTCTCCTAGCATTGCCATAATGGGGGGAAAAGCAGCCACCTTGCCAGaattggctttaccaatagatggaaccaggggtttaaactctaaatgatcacactgcgattaggatccatttgaattccccttcccggtctttgatactttcatctccagtcatagcaactctggtataggattaaataagtcaaagcatcatctccaagcacagacaactgagaactcttcatcacatgacactttgagacgtggaggggtagaatgtgatgacgataaactctgcctggctcagacaaaaggtaacagttctgccatgatggggaaggagggaatctctgagtcaccccatctccttccaagtatcagaggagtagctctgttagggtacatctatacttaccagccgggtcgacgggtagcattcgacttcttggagttcgaactatcgcatctaatctagatgcgatagttcgaactccgaacgtgctcccgtcgactccggaactccaccaccgcgaacggtggtggcggagtcgatgggggagccgcggactttgatcccgcggcatCTGTACAGGTAAgaagtccccccccaccccaagtgtagaccaggccttagtctggatctgcaaaatgtgacaaagagtcctgtggcaccttgtagactaacagacatatgggtgcatgagctttcgtgggtgaatccccacatcgtcagatgcatgtagcggAAATTACCAGAGGCGGgtgtaaatatgcaggcaagaatcagtctagagataacaaggttagttcaatcagggaggatgggcccctcttctagcagttgaggtgtgaacacaaaggaggagaaactgcttttgtagttggctagccagggacagtctttgtttagtcctgagctgatggtgtcaaatttgcagatgaactgaagctcagcagtttctctttgaagtctggccctgaagtattttttctgcaggatggcacttttaaatctgctattgtgtgtccaggaggttgaagtgttctcctacaggttttgtatattgcttatgctccagtacgtattttagtctataaggtgccacaggactctgtcgctttacatctccttccagtataacagaggctgaaatgacaatttttcctgcccctgctcttcatttaaatgtaatatgaaaagttcccatgataactgctcttcagcacaacatgagaacaactggcaatgatacaatctgtaacactggtgactctaacaataactttgcaataggaggaatggtataaatgtgacgctccctggttcctgataggaagggcacactagaattactcatgggagaatggagttgatagaaaggataaatgaatccacctcaaagaggtcaaactgcaaaatgcaaaaataggccactcactcatctggacaagctgagggatatcggtgcttcaaacagcttttaaaagtgggaatcaggaaagtattaaagtattgatagccctagagggtttatggtgttgatcccccttgcagattctctgatggctcacatgggctcagtggcaagacaaggttttcccacactcactgcttccattgggtcgcatacctgtgtggattctgagatgggtaagaaggtgtgagctgtgattgaaggttttcccacactcactgcatttataaggtctctcaccggtgtggattttgtgatgtttagaaaggcctgagctgctagagaagcttttcccacactcatgacattcatagggcctcttccctgtgtggattatctgatgtttagaaaggtctgagctggtaataaagcttttcccacactcacgacattcatagggcctctcccctgtgtggattctctgatgaacagaaaaggctgagctgctagtgaaggtttttccacactcactgcaataaaagggcctctcccctgtgtggattctctgatgtttagaaagtccTGAActgctaatgaagcttttcccacactcacggcattcatagggcctctcccctgtgtggattctctgatgttgagaaaggactgatctgtaagtgaaggttttcccacactcactgcaatcaaagagcctctcccctgtgtggattctctgatgaacagaaaaggatgagctgcaagtgaaggttttcccacactcactgcaatcaaagagcctctcccctgtgtggattctctgatgtttagaaaggcctgaactccgactgaaggttttcccacactcacggcattcatagggcctctcccctgtgtggattctctgatgttgacaaAGGGCTGAGctcctagtgaagcttttcccacactcatggcattcatagggcctctcccctgtgtggattctctgatgaatagaaagggctgagctgcaagtgaaggtttttccacactcactgcaataaaagggcctctcccctgtgtggattctctgatgtttagaaaggcctgagctgctattgaagcttttcccacactcacggcattcatagggcctctcccctgtgtggattctctgatgttgagaaagggctgagctgctagagaagcttttcccacactcatgacattcatagggcctcttcctgtgtggattctctgatgtttagaaaggtctgagctggtaataaagcttttcccacactcactgcaatcaaagggcctctcctgtgtggattctctgatgaatagaaagggctgagctgaaagtgaaggtttttccacactcactgcaataaaagggcctctcccctgtgtggattctccgatgttgagaaagggctgatctgtaattgaaggttttcccacactcacagcattcatagggcctctcccctgtgtggattctctgatgttgagaaagggctgatctgtaagtgaaggttttcccacactcactgcattcatagggcctctcccctgtgtggattctctgatgaacagaaagggctgagctgcaagtgaaggtttttccacactcagtgcatgtatttttcctctttcccatgaggacttcctgctgtgttgtggtttccttgacgcttttctgagttccccgacaggaaataaatttacccattttctcctctggctggtttccttgctctctttctggtctgtgctgaatctcacaggattttccctgctcatgactccaggacacattccttttcgatctttgcgataattctctgtgtttagccactttctcaacattttcctgctgagaattctgctcctctttctcacataccattgcgtcacctgctgtgatagagacagaaacctcagacagggatggaaaggaaggccaaaccaaaacaagtgctggagagacgtCAAATAAAAATCGGGAACTGAActcccaaactcttccccaaacaggagagaggaggatcaATTCGgccctcacatcccatccaaactcacaggggaaaggaggaagctactgcctggtgtctgctagtgtctacaggaagccatgagctatatttaccctgaggatacgaccctgctagggacaataatgaactgagaaaccttccaagggctttgtagggcatcccagatgtttccttcaggcacttacagattctgagttggtttaatctttcctcacctgtgcagggaactctcaggatctctctttcctctgaaccctggaggtctgggacccatggctcatCCCCTTGTTCCAGAtgggagattatatgaggtttggaaactggaaaccctgctcagatgaaagaaaacaaaggagttcagctgatttcatatgactgtgtcataaaaaacactattaatttaacttcagtgctttctgtgacccagtgtgcctggggcagtccacactgaaaatgccaagatcagggcagactgaaaagggagagcagatgctcccaaaactggtggttaacacggaagttaaaTTCACCGATCAGTCACCAagtgtgcttctgatcccccacactggttatcgagaaactgaaaaaagacatcacacgaccccctttactgcattccagttctctgact is from Mauremys reevesii isolate NIE-2019 linkage group 12, ASM1616193v1, whole genome shotgun sequence and encodes:
- the LOC120375426 gene encoding zinc finger protein 345-like, whose product is QRIHTGERPYECSECGKTFTYRSALSQHQRIHTGERPYECCECGKTFNYRSALSQHRRIHTGERPYECHECGKSFSSSSALSQHQRIHTGERPYECRECGKSFNSSSGLSKHQRIHTGERPFYCSECGKTFTCSSALSIHQRIHTGERPYECHECGKSFTRSSALCQHQRIHTGERPYECRECGKTFSRSSGLSKHQRIHTGERLFDCSECGKTFTCSSSFSVHQRIHTGERLFDCSECGKTFTYRSVLSQHQRIHTGERPYECRECGKSFISSSGLSKHQRIHTGERPFYCSECGKTFTSSSAFSVHQRIHTGERPYECRECGKSFITSSDLSKHQIIHTGKRPYECHECGKSFSSSSGLSKHHKIHTGERPYKCSECGKT